Sequence from the Sphingomonas suaedae genome:
AGCTGCCGGAGATTTTCGCGAAGATCGATGCGGACGAGGGCGATCCCGCCGCGCCGCCCATCTATCTCGCATCGATCGATGTGCATGATTTTTTTCAGGGGCTGCACGAAGCCAATCATGTCGATCTGGGCGAGCGCCGGTGCCTTGCCAGCATCTGGATCGGCACGCGCACGCGGATCGCGGCGCATAATGATTTTCCGGCGAACCTTGCCTGTGTCGCGGCGGGGCGGCGGCGTTTTACGCTGTTTCCGCCCGAGCAGTTCCGCAATCTCTATCTGGGCCCGGTCGACAATACGCCTGCCGGGCGTGCGATCAGCATGGTGGATTTCCGGGCGCCCGATTTCGCCGCGCATCCGAAGTTTCGCGTGGCACTCGATCATGCGCAAGTGGCAGAGATGGAGCCGGGCGATGCGCTGCACATCCCATCAATGTGGTATCACCACGTCGAGGGGCTGGAGCCGTTCAACGTGCTGGTGAACTATTGGTGGCGCGAGGTGCCGATGTGGCTGGGACAGCCGCAGGACGCGCTCAACCATGCGATGCTGTCGATCCGCGACCTGCCGCCCGAGGCGAAGGCGCATTGGCGCGCGCTGTTCGACCATTATGTCTTCGACAATGATACGAGCGTCACCGCGCATATTCCGGAAGGCGGGCGCGGCATTCTCGATCCGATGACTCCCGAGGCGGCGTCGCGAATCCGCTCTTATCTGCTGCGGCAACTGGCCCGGTGAAGGGACATGGTATGAAACGCATCGTCGTCGCAGGCGGCGGCACCGCAGGCTGGATGGCGGCGGCGGCGATCGCGCGTACCATGGGGCGTACCGTCGCGGTGACATTGGTCGAATCCGATGCGATCGGGACGATCGGGGTGGGCGAATCCACCATTCCGCCGCTGGTCACCTATAACCGGTTGCTCGGCATCAACGAGGCCGAGTTCATGCGCGCGACCCAGGCGACGTTCAAGCTGGGCATCCTGTTCGACAATTGGAAGGTCGATGGCGACCGCTATTTCCACAGCTTCGGCTTTACGGGGAAGGATCACTGGTCGGCGGGGTTCCAGCATTTCTGGCTGGCCGGGCGCAGCAAGGGGCATCAACAGCCCTATGACGATTATTGCCTGGAACTGGTTGCGGCGCTTGAGGGTAAATTCGCGCAGCTTCCGGACAATCGCGTCAACTATGCCTATCAGCTCGATTCGGGCCTCTATGCGCGGTTTCTGCGGGGCATGGGCGAGAAGGATGG
This genomic interval carries:
- a CDS encoding cupin-like domain-containing protein; the encoded protein is MAEADPGILQGLAQVREVEAADAAALDALLREATAPFIVRGLVRDWPLVQAGLESGRAARDYLLRHRRDAQFTVAVGAPGSDGRLFYDAAMGMNFRTLRAKLPEIFAKIDADEGDPAAPPIYLASIDVHDFFQGLHEANHVDLGERRCLASIWIGTRTRIAAHNDFPANLACVAAGRRRFTLFPPEQFRNLYLGPVDNTPAGRAISMVDFRAPDFAAHPKFRVALDHAQVAEMEPGDALHIPSMWYHHVEGLEPFNVLVNYWWREVPMWLGQPQDALNHAMLSIRDLPPEAKAHWRALFDHYVFDNDTSVTAHIPEGGRGILDPMTPEAASRIRSYLLRQLAR